The following coding sequences are from one Pigmentibacter ruber window:
- a CDS encoding peptide chain release factor 3 — translation MSSIDKQLLRNEVNRRRTFAIISHPDAGKTTMTEKLLLLGGAIRLAGSVKAKKSKKFATSDWMELEKQRGISVSTSVMNFEYRNYICNLLDTPGHQDFSEDTYRTLAAADAAIMLIDAAKGVEPQTIKLFEVCKLRGIPIFTFVNKLDRESRDPLELMHEIESVLGIATYPMSWPVSSGERFKGIIERETKTLHYFEGRNTTTETAARIIPLADKETISQLVPQDLLTESLDGLEMLEMAGDEFSTDRFLKGELSPVFFGAAMTNFGVRLFLEKFLSMSPPPSAKGSSQGKIDPFSTDFSGFIFKIQANMDPKHRDRIAFLRIVSGCYETGLNVTIPRLNREIRLTTPQQFFAQDRTTLEKAYAGDVVGIYDPGIFSIGDSLIEAGSFEFEGIPSFAPENFAVVRTTSALKRKQLLKGLVQLCQEGTVQMFIDESRSASDPILAAVGVLQFDVLLFRLKNEYNVDCSLDALPFKHARWTNASNEEISEAKAATDVVCVRDMQGYPLFLFKNDFSLTYFQEKCGKIQLYRSNSSMHGNMMKMSTNIFEE, via the coding sequence ATGTCTTCCATTGATAAACAATTACTCAGAAATGAAGTGAACAGACGGAGAACGTTTGCTATCATCTCACATCCTGACGCCGGAAAAACCACAATGACAGAAAAATTATTACTTCTTGGTGGTGCTATACGTTTGGCCGGTTCTGTAAAGGCAAAAAAATCAAAGAAATTTGCTACTTCAGATTGGATGGAGCTAGAAAAACAACGTGGAATTTCTGTTTCTACGAGTGTGATGAATTTTGAATATCGTAACTACATTTGTAATTTACTTGATACACCTGGACACCAAGATTTCTCTGAAGATACCTACAGAACTCTTGCTGCTGCAGATGCTGCAATTATGTTAATCGACGCCGCAAAAGGTGTTGAACCTCAAACAATTAAATTATTTGAAGTCTGTAAATTAAGAGGAATTCCTATCTTTACGTTTGTAAATAAATTGGATAGAGAGTCCCGTGATCCTCTAGAGCTTATGCATGAAATTGAAAGTGTTTTAGGCATTGCGACTTATCCAATGAGTTGGCCTGTTTCCTCAGGGGAAAGATTTAAGGGAATTATTGAAAGAGAAACAAAAACTCTCCATTACTTTGAGGGTAGAAATACAACTACAGAAACAGCAGCAAGAATTATTCCTCTTGCAGATAAAGAAACTATCTCTCAGCTTGTACCACAAGATTTATTAACTGAATCCTTGGATGGATTAGAAATGCTTGAAATGGCTGGCGATGAATTTTCGACTGATAGATTTTTAAAGGGTGAGCTTTCTCCAGTCTTTTTTGGTGCCGCTATGACCAATTTTGGTGTTCGTCTATTCCTGGAAAAGTTTCTTTCCATGTCTCCCCCACCATCTGCAAAAGGAAGTAGCCAAGGGAAAATAGACCCTTTTTCAACAGATTTTAGTGGGTTTATTTTCAAAATACAAGCTAATATGGATCCAAAACATCGTGATAGAATCGCATTTTTACGAATTGTAAGCGGTTGCTATGAAACAGGATTAAACGTAACAATACCGCGTTTAAATCGTGAAATACGTTTGACAACTCCACAACAATTTTTTGCGCAAGATAGGACAACTTTGGAAAAAGCTTACGCTGGAGATGTTGTTGGAATTTATGATCCAGGGATATTTTCTATTGGCGATTCCTTAATCGAAGCTGGTAGTTTTGAGTTTGAAGGGATACCATCGTTTGCACCTGAGAATTTTGCGGTCGTTAGAACGACAAGTGCTTTAAAAAGAAAACAGTTGCTGAAGGGTTTAGTTCAGTTGTGCCAAGAAGGTACGGTTCAGATGTTTATTGATGAAAGTCGCTCTGCGAGTGACCCTATTTTGGCCGCGGTTGGGGTTTTGCAATTTGATGTGCTTCTCTTTCGCTTGAAAAATGAATATAATGTCGATTGTTCACTAGATGCCTTACCATTCAAGCATGCGCGTTGGACAAATGCCTCAAATGAGGAAATATCCGAAGCAAAAGCTGCTACCGATGTCGTTTGTGTTCGAGACATGCAAGGGTATCCGTTATTTTTATTTAAAAATGACTTTTCTTTGACTTATTTCCAAGAAAAATGCGGTAAAATTCAGTTGTATAGGAGCAATTCTAGTATGCATGGAAATATGATGAAGATGTCAACAAACATATTTGAGGAATAA
- a CDS encoding FAD-binding oxidoreductase gives MFFFNKFIAKIIFFNLIFPSIFSFASVTVNDISRLNPIEVDSVFVPTQIIEIQDKIKKTSSIISIGGGRYSMGGQTATEHALQIDMRKMNNIIFLDEKAKKITVQAGIRWRDIQTAIDQKNLSLKIMQTYSNFTVGGSLSVNAHGRYVNQGPIIHSVDSIKMVLADGSLVICSPTQNKELFYGAIGGYGALGVIVEATLHLTENSKVERFVQEISVEKYKDYFFSAVKSDANAVFHNGDFIFPEFKKIRAITWSNTTKPLTIKDRLIPKDLKYLLQPITISSISSIPKGSQVRNMLEPKLYSKPKVVWRNYEASYDVAELEPLFRYPNTYVLQEYFIPVKNFEKFVPLMKKTFDDFQVNVINVSVRHALPDTGSLMSWAREEVFSFVVYYKQGLKKQEKEKVGRWTRKLIDHALSLNGTYYLPYQIHATNAQFMMAYPSYKEFFSLKEKVDPHNRFRNKLLDRYYLPAKILEKNP, from the coding sequence ATGTTTTTTTTTAATAAATTTATAGCTAAAATAATTTTTTTTAACTTAATTTTTCCCTCAATTTTTAGCTTTGCAAGTGTAACTGTAAATGACATTAGTCGTCTCAATCCTATTGAGGTTGATTCCGTTTTTGTACCTACTCAAATTATCGAAATTCAGGATAAAATTAAGAAAACATCAAGTATAATCTCAATTGGTGGCGGACGCTACAGTATGGGTGGGCAAACTGCTACAGAGCATGCTCTCCAAATTGATATGCGAAAAATGAATAATATTATTTTTCTTGATGAAAAAGCTAAAAAAATAACTGTCCAAGCTGGAATACGTTGGCGAGATATTCAAACCGCAATTGATCAAAAAAATTTATCTCTCAAAATTATGCAAACTTATTCAAATTTCACTGTTGGAGGCTCGCTTAGTGTAAATGCGCATGGTCGGTATGTGAATCAAGGTCCAATTATTCACTCAGTTGACTCTATTAAAATGGTGTTAGCAGACGGAAGTTTGGTAATTTGCTCTCCAACGCAAAACAAAGAATTATTTTATGGAGCAATTGGAGGCTATGGCGCTTTGGGTGTGATAGTTGAAGCTACATTACACCTTACTGAAAATTCGAAAGTTGAAAGATTTGTTCAAGAAATAAGCGTAGAAAAATATAAGGACTACTTTTTTTCTGCAGTGAAGTCTGATGCAAATGCTGTCTTTCACAACGGAGACTTCATTTTTCCTGAATTTAAAAAAATTAGGGCAATTACTTGGAGTAATACAACCAAGCCATTAACAATTAAGGATCGCCTTATTCCAAAAGATCTCAAATATTTGTTGCAACCTATAACTATTTCATCAATTTCTTCTATCCCAAAGGGATCTCAGGTAAGAAATATGCTTGAGCCTAAGCTGTATTCTAAACCAAAAGTAGTGTGGAGAAATTATGAAGCAAGTTATGATGTTGCTGAATTAGAACCTTTGTTTCGTTATCCCAATACTTATGTCTTGCAAGAATATTTTATTCCTGTGAAAAATTTTGAAAAATTTGTACCCCTGATGAAAAAAACATTTGATGACTTTCAAGTAAATGTTATTAATGTTTCAGTTCGGCACGCTTTACCTGATACTGGTTCGTTAATGAGCTGGGCAAGAGAAGAAGTTTTTTCATTTGTCGTTTATTATAAACAAGGTCTGAAAAAGCAAGAAAAAGAAAAGGTTGGTAGGTGGACAAGAAAATTAATAGATCATGCTTTATCTCTTAATGGTACTTACTACCTTCCCTATCAAATTCATGCTACCAATGCGCAATTTATGATGGCTTACCCAAGTTACAAAGAATTTTTTTCATTAAAGGAGAAAGTAGATCCACATAATCGATTTCGAAATAAACTTTTAGATCGTTATTATCTACCTGCTAAAATATTAGAAAAAAATCCTTAA
- a CDS encoding M13-type metalloendopeptidase — protein MTLYSKKLILIIIILNVFFINPIKAYSIEKITACHNFYEFSCGVATKKSEDKEYIIFTEKFNKHIEKIKKSILLTEILTSKITNFKQDCYKQNIAEKICDRAAEAKFLMPYFVKNKKKIIANGNKVKINANKLFFNLKSVAIAKIKKSSLIDNENKKNIENALANSKLVFMEPKLLSKKNIDQLSTQQLAKEMFFLYGSPYLSSTNNDIILPMNSLFLFTKNEEYANQFIFLQILSHEIGHIIVNNLNGSPLYNIAVSLQNDFKNPSKRSWKLDISQTDLEEYSNYTNNENICDLLGIQLSMQYFLENKISDYKMFFSSFAKSMCVSKLKENRPFFILLNNKKTVNMDLHAKPIDRVNMNVKKIQKFTDTFNCKIEDPLYFKDESQFYFW, from the coding sequence ATGACTCTATATAGCAAAAAGCTGATACTTATTATCATTATTCTTAACGTATTTTTCATAAACCCTATAAAAGCGTATAGTATTGAGAAAATAACCGCTTGTCATAATTTCTATGAATTTTCTTGCGGAGTAGCTACTAAAAAATCAGAAGATAAAGAATACATTATTTTTACAGAAAAATTCAATAAACATATTGAAAAAATAAAAAAATCCATTTTATTAACTGAAATATTAACATCAAAAATCACGAATTTTAAACAAGATTGTTATAAACAAAATATAGCCGAAAAAATTTGTGACCGTGCCGCAGAAGCTAAATTTCTGATGCCCTATTTTGTCAAAAATAAGAAAAAAATTATTGCAAATGGAAATAAAGTAAAAATTAATGCTAATAAATTATTTTTCAATTTAAAATCAGTAGCAATCGCAAAAATTAAAAAAAGTTCTTTAATTGACAATGAAAACAAAAAAAATATCGAAAATGCTTTAGCCAATTCAAAATTAGTATTTATGGAGCCAAAATTACTAAGCAAAAAAAATATAGATCAATTGAGTACACAACAATTAGCTAAAGAAATGTTTTTCTTATATGGTTCACCATATTTGTCCTCAACCAATAACGACATTATACTTCCAATGAATTCCTTATTTTTGTTCACTAAAAATGAAGAATATGCAAATCAATTTATATTTCTACAAATATTGTCGCATGAAATCGGGCATATTATTGTAAATAACTTAAATGGATCACCTTTGTATAACATTGCTGTTTCATTACAAAATGATTTTAAAAATCCTAGCAAGAGGTCATGGAAATTAGATATTTCGCAAACTGATTTAGAAGAATATAGTAACTACACAAATAATGAAAACATTTGTGATCTTTTAGGAATTCAACTTTCAATGCAGTATTTTTTAGAAAATAAAATAAGTGATTATAAGATGTTTTTCTCTTCATTTGCGAAATCTATGTGCGTAAGCAAATTAAAAGAAAATAGACCATTTTTTATTCTTTTAAATAATAAAAAAACAGTTAATATGGATCTTCATGCAAAACCAATTGATAGAGTTAATATGAATGTCAAAAAAATTCAGAAATTTACTGATACATTTAATTGTAAAATTGAAGATCCATTGTATTTTAAAGATGAAAGTCAATTTTATTTTTGGTAA